A single region of the Ziziphus jujuba cultivar Dongzao chromosome 10, ASM3175591v1 genome encodes:
- the LOC107410323 gene encoding molybdopterin synthase catalytic subunit, whose product MADEEKTLVEILEEHNPIDLAKYINYVSAPQAGAIATFAGTTRDTFDGKVVMELRYEAYVPMAIRCIKSISSSARSSWNLHSIAVAHRLGPVPVGETSVFIAVSAVHRVDALDACKYLIDELKASVPIWKKEVYANGEVWKENSEFLERRLDLGKDGSFCGEKVKANHVHDRKSCCGAKVKVNNEGDDAHDRKSCCGTKVKVNNEGNDAHDRKSCCGAKVKVNNEGDARISDQ is encoded by the coding sequence ATGGCTGATGAGGAGAAAACTCTAGTAGAAATCTTAGAGGAGCACAACCCAATTGACCTTgctaaatatatcaattatgtCAGTGCCCCACAGGCTGGTGCTATAGCAACATTTGCTGGCACAACCCGCGATACATTCGATGGAAAGGTGGTCATGGAGCTGCGGTATGAAGCATATGTACCAATGGCAATAAGATGCATCAAATCAATATCTTCATCTGCGAGATCATCTTGGAATCTCCACTCCATAGCGGTAGCCCACCGGTTGGGTCCAGTTCCAGTTGGTGAAACAAGTGTCTTCATTGCAGTCTCGGCTGTGCATCGAGTGGATGCATTGGATGCCTGCAAGTATCTTATTGATGAGTTGAAGGCATCGGTGCCCATTTGGAAGAAGGAGGTGTATGCAAATGGAGAGGTTTGGAAAGAGAACTCAGAGTTTTTGGAGAGGAGATTGGATCTTGGGAAGGATGGGAGCTTCTGTGGGGAAAAGGTTAAGGCTAACCATGTGCATGATAGGAAGAGCTGTTGTGGAGCTAAGGTTAAGGTGAACAATGAAGGAGATGATGCGCATGACAGGAAGAGCTGTTGTGGAACCAAGGTTAAGGTGAACAATGAAGGAAATGATGCGCATGATAGGAAGAGCTGTTGTGGAGCAAAGGTTAAGGTGAACAATGAAGGAGATGCTCGTATTAGTGATCAATGA